The Desulfosporosinus acidiphilus SJ4 genome has a window encoding:
- a CDS encoding HD-GYP domain-containing protein, which yields MSTLPVKFRWLLILLTAAAAVTFTFSVVHTEWTSAAVTHLLIFGMLAVLCESFPVALPRGGYVTVSFAVFYTALILYPGGVAVAVSAIGGLFLFGKAAKYQPLFKRVYNSSQYLLSQAVAQYVLWHAGIGGGFHYKFRSFILYVVVALIYIIVNISLVTIGLGLLQERSPWSIWLSNMRWIFPNIIILAPVGYIMALIYYHYGPLGLLLVLVPLLLSHRFFQLYITMRKNHLETVGALVQALEAKDIYTGGHSERVGKLAVSIAEAIKMTEDKIEFLKYAALLHDVGKIGISDVILNKEGELLESEWDVIRSHPVIGQTIIENIKFMFDIGKVIRHHHERYDGKGYPDGIRGEAVPLEARIIAVADTYDAMTSDRSYRPGKSHDEAIEELKRVSGSQLDPKMVEIFCELIEHKNNDLTGKKQIETTLAAKKAVG from the coding sequence ATGAGCACCTTACCCGTGAAATTTCGGTGGCTTTTAATACTCCTGACAGCAGCGGCAGCGGTAACCTTCACTTTCTCAGTAGTTCATACGGAGTGGACATCTGCGGCAGTTACTCATTTACTAATCTTTGGAATGCTTGCGGTTCTATGTGAATCCTTCCCCGTTGCCTTGCCTAGAGGAGGTTATGTCACCGTAAGTTTTGCTGTTTTCTATACAGCTTTAATTTTATATCCTGGGGGAGTCGCGGTTGCAGTTTCAGCAATAGGAGGTCTCTTTCTGTTTGGAAAGGCCGCCAAATACCAGCCTTTGTTTAAACGTGTGTATAACAGTTCTCAGTATTTGTTATCTCAGGCAGTTGCTCAGTATGTTCTCTGGCATGCGGGAATTGGCGGCGGTTTTCATTATAAATTTCGGTCTTTCATCCTATATGTAGTGGTAGCCCTTATTTATATAATTGTCAATATTTCGCTGGTGACAATTGGGCTGGGCTTGTTGCAAGAGAGGTCGCCATGGTCGATCTGGCTCAGTAATATGCGTTGGATATTTCCAAACATTATTATTCTCGCGCCGGTTGGCTATATTATGGCTTTAATTTATTATCATTATGGGCCATTGGGACTTCTGCTGGTTTTAGTACCGCTTTTATTATCCCACCGATTTTTTCAGCTTTACATAACCATGCGTAAAAATCACCTCGAAACTGTCGGAGCTCTTGTCCAGGCTCTTGAAGCAAAGGACATTTATACCGGCGGGCATTCGGAAAGAGTTGGGAAACTTGCCGTCAGCATAGCCGAAGCGATTAAAATGACTGAGGACAAGATTGAATTTCTTAAGTATGCTGCATTACTCCATGATGTTGGTAAGATCGGGATAAGTGATGTTATCCTTAATAAGGAAGGGGAACTTCTGGAGTCGGAGTGGGATGTAATCCGCAGCCATCCCGTTATTGGGCAAACAATCATCGAAAATATTAAATTCATGTTTGATATCGGAAAAGTGATACGTCATCATCACGAACGTTATGACGGAAAAGGATACCCTGATGGTATTAGAGGAGAAGCAGTACCTTTAGAAGCGCGGATAATTGCTGTTGCAGATACTTACGATGCAATGACTTCGGATCGGAGTTATCGACCGGGCAAGTCACATGACGAGGCAATTGAGGAACTTAAGAGAGTTTCGGGATCTCAACTGGATCCAAAAATGGTTGAAATTTTTTGCGAGTTAATAGAACATAAAAATAATGATCTAACTGGTAAAAAACAAATTGAAACAACCTTAGCTGCCAAAAAGGCTGTTGGTTAG
- a CDS encoding ABC transporter permease: protein MLRYIIKRILMLIPVLLGVSIIVFLIMRVFSPDPAPIVLGQHATLQAEEAWRQVNGLNDPVYLQYYHYIKGALTGDLGTSYYTKLPVVKEIMSRFPATIELAIVAIILASFFGIVIGVISAVKKNSIFDNAGMFLALIGVSMPIFWLGILLIILFSGTLHWLPSNGRINPLLEPSHVTGFYLLDSLITGNMDSFFNALKHIILPASALAMYSMAIITRMTRSSMLDTLQQDFIRTARAKGVPEGKVIRKHALRNGLIPIVTVIGLQLGSLLGGAVLTETVFSWPGIGAYTVECILKSDFPVVQGVVLLVATIYVLMNLIVDVVYAFLDPRIKYSKKEV from the coding sequence ATGCTCAGATATATCATAAAAAGAATATTGATGTTAATTCCCGTGCTTTTAGGGGTTTCGATTATTGTCTTCCTCATCATGCGTGTTTTTTCACCCGATCCTGCTCCCATTGTCTTAGGCCAGCATGCTACACTGCAGGCGGAAGAAGCATGGAGGCAAGTCAATGGCCTTAATGACCCAGTCTACTTGCAATACTATCATTATATCAAGGGTGCACTGACCGGTGACCTGGGTACTTCCTACTACACCAAACTACCTGTTGTCAAAGAAATTATGTCACGGTTTCCTGCCACCATCGAATTGGCAATTGTTGCAATTATTCTGGCTTCTTTTTTTGGTATTGTAATTGGTGTCATTTCTGCCGTCAAAAAGAACTCGATTTTCGATAATGCCGGAATGTTCCTGGCACTGATCGGGGTTTCCATGCCTATCTTTTGGCTCGGAATTTTGTTAATTATCTTGTTTTCCGGCACCTTACACTGGCTTCCCTCCAATGGCCGCATTAATCCGCTGCTGGAGCCGTCGCACGTTACGGGCTTTTATCTCCTTGACAGCTTGATAACAGGCAATATGGATTCTTTCTTTAATGCCTTGAAACATATTATTTTGCCTGCCAGTGCTTTAGCTATGTATTCCATGGCCATTATCACCAGAATGACGCGTTCCAGTATGTTGGATACTTTGCAGCAGGATTTTATCCGAACCGCAAGAGCCAAAGGGGTTCCGGAAGGCAAGGTGATCCGCAAGCATGCCTTACGCAACGGCTTAATTCCCATTGTCACAGTCATTGGCCTGCAGTTAGGAAGTCTTCTCGGCGGGGCTGTATTGACAGAAACGGTTTTCTCCTGGCCGGGAATTGGCGCTTATACTGTGGAATGTATTCTGAAATCTGATTTTCCAGTGGTTCAGGGTGTGGTTTTACTGGTAGCTACGATCTATGTATTAATGAATCTCATTGTCGATGTGGTTTATGCCTTCCTTGATCCGCGTATTAAATATTCTAAAAAAGAGGTGTAG
- a CDS encoding response regulator, which yields MKIIIMDDEQSLRYTLSEIFMFAGWDPIAYPNGREGIEGFLSHGADIILVDYHMPEIDGLETVRLLREHDQQIPILVLTVDERQEIADRFLDAGATDFALKPVKAPDLIARVQLHMRLLSMTKAVQATPKAQDEVFVTKGISKSTLSYIERYLADCPEPLTVEEISKELSLAIPTVYRYLTYLVNNDKVQSIPSYQKIGRPKNRYCWI from the coding sequence ATGAAAATAATAATTATGGATGATGAGCAGTCCCTGCGTTATACCCTAAGCGAAATATTTATGTTTGCCGGCTGGGATCCCATCGCTTATCCGAACGGAAGAGAGGGGATTGAGGGGTTTCTCAGCCATGGAGCAGATATCATTTTAGTGGATTATCATATGCCTGAGATTGATGGCTTAGAAACCGTCCGCCTGCTTAGGGAACATGATCAGCAAATTCCCATTCTTGTGCTTACAGTGGACGAACGACAGGAAATTGCCGACCGTTTTCTGGATGCCGGCGCTACCGATTTTGCCCTGAAACCGGTTAAAGCACCGGATTTAATCGCGCGCGTTCAATTACACATGCGTTTGTTAAGTATGACGAAGGCTGTTCAAGCAACACCGAAGGCTCAAGACGAAGTATTTGTAACCAAAGGAATCAGCAAATCCACCCTTTCCTATATAGAACGCTATCTCGCAGATTGTCCCGAACCTTTAACGGTGGAGGAGATTTCCAAAGAGTTATCCCTGGCAATTCCTACCGTTTATCGCTATCTCACCTATCTTGTCAATAACGACAAAGTCCAGTCAATACCCAGTTATCAAAAAATTGGACGACCAAAAAATCGATATTGTTGGATTTAA
- a CDS encoding SIMPL domain-containing protein → MKKCLKILMIISALTLLFAQTVSAAELQQAGTIESSATSSVKVDPDLALLSLTVRCEDSSSALAQEKNAAAVNKAINLLVSEGLEKDAIKTTNYSTYSYTKTNDGNKNEVTVYASNSGLDVSFKELDKVGEILDKLADISEVNVNSVNYSIQDPEKYKEQVISSAIAAAKQNILYSADAIGVKLDKLANLRIDFNSDSSIQPYPRNSLALSGSATPQPQSPDKITISATATMSYSVQQ, encoded by the coding sequence TTGAAAAAATGTTTAAAAATCCTGATGATTATCTCCGCTCTAACCCTTTTATTCGCCCAAACTGTATCGGCTGCCGAACTTCAACAAGCTGGCACCATCGAGTCTTCTGCAACAAGTTCCGTGAAGGTTGATCCTGATCTTGCGCTGCTCAGTTTAACAGTAAGGTGCGAAGACAGCAGCAGTGCTTTAGCACAGGAGAAAAATGCTGCTGCCGTAAACAAGGCAATAAACTTGCTTGTTAGTGAAGGTCTGGAGAAAGATGCCATTAAAACTACGAATTACTCTACTTATTCCTACACAAAAACGAATGACGGCAACAAAAATGAAGTAACAGTCTACGCCTCGAACAGCGGTCTGGACGTGTCCTTTAAGGAGCTGGATAAGGTCGGTGAAATCCTTGATAAACTAGCTGATATCAGCGAGGTCAATGTCAATTCCGTTAACTATTCCATCCAGGATCCGGAAAAATACAAAGAGCAGGTTATTTCTTCAGCTATTGCCGCCGCGAAGCAAAATATTCTTTACAGCGCAGATGCTATAGGCGTTAAACTTGACAAATTAGCCAACCTGAGGATAGATTTCAATTCCGATTCATCCATTCAGCCTTACCCACGAAATTCCCTTGCACTGTCAGGATCTGCCACTCCCCAACCGCAAAGTCCGGACAAAATAACAATATCAGCCACAGCGACAATGTCCTATTCGGTCCAGCAATAA
- a CDS encoding ABC transporter permease, with protein sequence METKYRSNPDENPQAAEYVEKPESQLKAMWETLRQNKAAVVGLIIIGILALIALTVWVSELMGKQILPYDPNYSDMTKSFIKPNAQHWFGTDQLGRDMFSRILDGTKISLFVGISAVAISLTIGVVFGSIAGYRGGKTDTVIMRFMDMLLSIPQILLAIAFMAALGKGIDKAIIAIGLVSIPEYARIVRGSILSVKENDYVHAAKIMGNKTSRIIYKHILPNVISVIVVRATLGISTAVLDTAALGFLGLGVQPPFAEWGDMLGRARGFIFSSPYTLIFPGLAITITVLAFNLLGDGLRDALDPKSRIK encoded by the coding sequence ATGGAAACAAAGTATCGATCGAATCCCGATGAAAATCCACAGGCTGCAGAATACGTGGAAAAACCGGAATCGCAGCTAAAAGCAATGTGGGAAACGCTCCGACAGAACAAAGCCGCAGTTGTTGGTCTGATTATTATTGGGATTTTGGCACTTATTGCCCTCACGGTTTGGGTGAGTGAACTCATGGGTAAACAGATATTACCTTATGACCCTAATTATTCCGATATGACAAAAAGTTTTATTAAACCTAACGCCCAGCACTGGTTTGGTACGGATCAACTAGGCAGGGATATGTTCAGCAGAATACTTGACGGGACGAAAATTTCCTTATTTGTGGGTATTTCGGCCGTCGCCATTTCGCTGACCATTGGGGTTGTCTTTGGTTCTATTGCAGGTTATCGCGGCGGCAAGACAGATACGGTGATCATGAGGTTTATGGATATGCTGCTGTCAATTCCGCAGATCCTGCTGGCCATCGCCTTTATGGCCGCTTTGGGCAAAGGAATCGATAAAGCGATTATTGCCATCGGGCTGGTATCGATTCCGGAGTATGCCCGCATTGTGCGCGGCAGTATTCTTTCAGTTAAAGAAAATGATTATGTTCATGCTGCCAAAATTATGGGTAACAAAACGAGCCGCATTATCTACAAACATATTCTGCCCAATGTTATTTCCGTGATCGTTGTCAGGGCAACTTTGGGTATTTCAACTGCAGTGTTGGATACGGCAGCCCTTGGCTTTCTGGGTCTTGGAGTACAGCCGCCGTTTGCTGAGTGGGGCGATATGCTTGGCCGGGCCAGAGGCTTTATTTTCTCCTCGCCTTATACACTTATTTTTCCCGGTCTTGCCATCACGATTACGGTGCTGGCCTTTAACCTGTTGGGTGACGGGCTGCGGGATGCCCTTGATCCTAAATCCAGAATAAAATAA
- a CDS encoding ABC transporter substrate-binding protein: MRKVKRIMALALSATLVLVSLAGCGSSTTNSASDSKSAPKASDTLVYAQGAEPRGLDPALVDDGESAKVMSNIYEGLLKYDKDSTKVEPSLATSWDVSPDGLSYTFHLRKGVKFQDGTDFNADAVKFNIDRQLPPKVTQDMSYASFVFGSVKDVQVVDQNTVKINLTAPSTPFLKNLAMIMAAPMVSPKALQDNKNNVDQAPVGTGPYKFVKWDKDQDIVLVANDQYWGTKPLIKNVVFKFIKDNSARVVALNNGEADVIDGIDATVVKQITDAGNKIFQAPGMNINYMAYNTSRKPFNDKNLRTAISQAINVPELVKSLYQGYSEPATSILPTFMEGYDKSVSQVAYDPQAAAKALKAAGLTTVHMITYTNPRPYNTATGQGLAEAIQGYLSKVGVTVKLDSYDWTTYKQKVKAGDYDIAFYGWVGDNGDPDNFMNLLSDPDPTMNIALYNNPQFNALIKKGVSTPAGDARNAIYTQLEKIAAADAVWLPISHAQTLCAYRPNVQNFYFHMTGITPFAGVSKK; the protein is encoded by the coding sequence GTGAGAAAAGTAAAGAGAATTATGGCCCTTGCTCTATCTGCAACGCTTGTTCTGGTATCCTTAGCAGGCTGCGGCAGCAGCACTACCAACAGTGCTTCAGACAGCAAGAGTGCGCCAAAGGCCAGTGACACTTTAGTCTATGCTCAAGGAGCGGAGCCTAGAGGACTGGATCCGGCCCTTGTTGATGACGGCGAATCTGCTAAAGTAATGAGTAATATTTATGAAGGACTTTTAAAGTACGATAAAGATTCTACGAAGGTAGAACCTTCTCTGGCTACAAGCTGGGATGTGAGTCCCGATGGACTTAGCTATACATTCCATCTTCGTAAAGGTGTTAAATTCCAAGATGGTACTGATTTTAATGCCGATGCCGTGAAGTTTAACATTGATCGTCAATTGCCGCCGAAGGTAACTCAGGATATGTCTTATGCTTCCTTCGTTTTCGGCTCTGTTAAAGATGTTCAAGTGGTTGATCAAAATACTGTTAAAATTAATTTGACGGCTCCCAGCACCCCATTCTTAAAGAATTTAGCGATGATTATGGCAGCACCCATGGTCAGCCCTAAAGCCCTTCAAGACAATAAGAACAATGTCGACCAAGCTCCTGTAGGAACAGGTCCCTACAAATTTGTTAAGTGGGATAAGGATCAAGACATTGTTTTAGTTGCCAACGATCAATATTGGGGAACTAAACCTCTTATTAAGAATGTCGTCTTCAAATTTATTAAAGACAACTCTGCTCGCGTTGTTGCCTTAAACAATGGTGAAGCTGACGTTATCGATGGTATTGATGCAACTGTTGTTAAACAGATTACTGATGCCGGAAACAAGATTTTCCAAGCTCCGGGCATGAATATCAACTATATGGCTTATAATACTTCACGCAAACCTTTCAATGACAAAAATCTCCGTACAGCTATTTCTCAGGCCATTAATGTTCCTGAACTGGTGAAGAGCCTCTATCAAGGATATTCCGAACCTGCAACATCGATCTTGCCAACCTTTATGGAAGGGTATGACAAGAGTGTTTCCCAAGTTGCCTATGATCCTCAAGCTGCAGCGAAAGCTTTGAAAGCTGCCGGCTTAACCACAGTACACATGATTACCTATACCAATCCCAGACCTTATAATACGGCTACCGGACAGGGCTTGGCCGAAGCTATTCAAGGCTATCTCTCTAAAGTCGGAGTTACGGTCAAACTCGATTCCTATGACTGGACTACTTATAAGCAAAAAGTTAAAGCAGGGGATTATGACATTGCTTTCTATGGTTGGGTTGGGGATAACGGAGACCCGGATAACTTCATGAATCTTTTATCAGATCCCGATCCGACGATGAATATTGCCCTTTATAACAATCCACAATTTAACGCCTTAATTAAAAAAGGTGTATCGACCCCAGCAGGTGACGCACGCAATGCGATTTACACTCAATTGGAAAAAATCGCTGCCGCTGATGCAGTATGGCTTCCGATCTCCCACGCACAAACTCTGTGTGCATACAGACCTAATGTCCAAAACTTCTATTTCCATATGACAGGTATAACTCCGTTTGCAGGCGTATCGAAGAAATAA
- a CDS encoding sensor histidine kinase, with the protein MRRVVKSTKLWIGVVLFFLGIIIPFWLKPQLIGLDQLLQTMNQKADGSALMVDAFLIVSINSLVSIPQFLSVVMLGDGMAEALKRPVLKTVIPLTVVPLAYVLVNLVTPLNYSFGATDIFLWLTIVVMQTLSRQKLNIGMKLMVFSQLIFGVAWLNQVPFLTPYGFGQGSLSIKLKQAAVQIGFGEVLTLYANVLFFIFVASAVTLWVYLILYMEKWAISQDLLRAQLEANESRSGREVLHLVHDLKTPLAAIEGLVSLMETRWPDQKMQEYCQTIYRSINSMSAMVSEILYEDRKNWCRLKELIDYIRASRFSGTNSSVDIELEGEPQSNLYINKIRLTRAIINLIDNALDAVQDREDGKVVLRAITTKNTVNLEIEDNGYGITENDVKRIWKTGYSTKNHPGFGLAFVRQVAEGHDGFVNIKSVVGQGTKVWITLPLGESQ; encoded by the coding sequence GTGAGGAGAGTTGTAAAGTCAACAAAACTATGGATTGGCGTTGTGCTGTTTTTTCTGGGAATTATCATCCCTTTCTGGTTGAAGCCACAGCTTATCGGACTGGACCAATTACTTCAAACGATGAATCAAAAAGCAGACGGAAGTGCGTTAATGGTTGATGCCTTTCTAATTGTGTCGATTAATAGTTTAGTTTCCATACCCCAATTTCTCAGCGTGGTCATGCTGGGAGATGGAATGGCAGAAGCTCTTAAACGTCCGGTACTAAAAACCGTGATTCCTCTGACGGTCGTTCCCTTGGCCTATGTCCTTGTCAACTTAGTGACTCCATTAAACTACAGTTTTGGGGCAACGGACATTTTCCTTTGGCTGACGATCGTGGTAATGCAGACTCTAAGCAGGCAAAAATTAAACATCGGGATGAAACTCATGGTTTTCTCGCAATTGATTTTTGGTGTTGCCTGGCTGAATCAAGTTCCTTTCCTTACTCCTTACGGCTTCGGGCAAGGTTCTTTATCAATAAAACTAAAACAAGCGGCTGTTCAAATCGGTTTCGGGGAGGTTCTGACCCTCTATGCCAATGTTTTGTTTTTCATTTTCGTTGCCAGTGCTGTGACATTATGGGTTTATTTAATTTTATATATGGAGAAATGGGCCATTTCTCAGGATTTGCTGCGTGCCCAGCTTGAAGCCAATGAATCTCGTTCAGGAAGGGAAGTGCTTCATCTTGTTCACGACCTAAAGACTCCCCTGGCAGCAATTGAGGGACTGGTTTCGTTAATGGAAACCCGCTGGCCGGACCAAAAGATGCAGGAATACTGCCAGACGATTTACCGGTCAATAAATTCTATGAGTGCCATGGTCTCAGAAATTTTATATGAAGATCGAAAGAATTGGTGCAGGCTTAAAGAACTGATTGACTATATTCGAGCCAGTCGTTTTAGCGGGACAAATTCATCCGTGGATATTGAATTAGAGGGAGAACCCCAATCAAATCTTTACATTAATAAAATAAGGTTGACCCGGGCAATTATAAATTTAATCGACAACGCTTTGGACGCCGTTCAAGATCGTGAGGATGGAAAAGTAGTGCTGCGCGCTATAACCACAAAAAATACGGTAAATTTGGAGATTGAGGATAATGGCTATGGCATTACGGAAAACGATGTGAAAAGGATCTGGAAAACAGGATACAGTACTAAAAACCATCCGGGTTTTGGCTTAGCTTTTGTAAGACAGGTTGCGGAAGGACATGATGGATTTGTTAATATAAAAAGTGTGGTTGGTCAGGGAACTAAGGTTTGGATAACCCTGCCTCTGGGAGAAAGCCAATGA
- a CDS encoding RNA polymerase sigma factor codes for MPQRSGSNFSVKYNLYGDMVFKIAMVHLGNKEDAEETMQEAFYKLLYKSPNFHNDDHEKAWLIRITVNLCRDILRSVWRKRVVTMEELDNYSNDPSDSNILKDIINLPAKYKSVIYLYYFEDYPIKQISEILNVKESAIKMRLQRGRQLLKMELEGNENE; via the coding sequence ATGCCCCAAAGGTCAGGCAGTAATTTTTCTGTTAAATACAATTTATATGGCGATATGGTTTTCAAAATTGCCATGGTTCATCTCGGAAACAAAGAGGATGCCGAAGAAACAATGCAGGAAGCCTTTTACAAGCTTCTGTACAAATCACCAAATTTCCATAATGACGACCATGAGAAAGCATGGCTTATAAGAATTACTGTTAATCTTTGCCGAGACATCCTGCGCAGTGTTTGGCGCAAACGAGTTGTAACGATGGAGGAATTAGACAATTATTCCAATGATCCTTCCGACTCCAATATTTTAAAAGATATCATCAACTTGCCTGCTAAATATAAATCAGTCATCTACTTATATTATTTTGAAGATTATCCTATCAAGCAAATTTCAGAAATTCTCAATGTCAAAGAGTCTGCCATAAAAATGCGTTTACAGCGGGGGCGTCAACTCCTCAAAATGGAACTGGAAGGAAATGAAAATGAATAG